The following coding sequences lie in one Caretta caretta isolate rCarCar2 chromosome 28, rCarCar1.hap1, whole genome shotgun sequence genomic window:
- the LOC142070346 gene encoding uncharacterized protein LOC142070346, translating into MVSENEEEPQQEDAERVEAHGMLSGRSKGNDSGSCARPEKTKACESQQRPEENFGSQSDLITRERMNLEGTRYTCLECGISFKGSSDLLRHQRIHTGEKPYACCVCGKCFKQSSHLIAHKRIHIDEKPYGCPECGKHFKQSSHLITHRKIHTGEKPYGCPECGKHFKQSSHLITHRKIHMGEKPYGCPECGKHFKQSSHLITHRKIHTGEKPYGCPECGKHFKNSSHLITHWKIHTGEKPYGCPECGKHFKQSSHLITHRKIHTGEKPYGCPECGKHFKQSSHLITHRKMHTGEKPYGCPECGKHFKQSSHLITDRKFHTGEKPYGCPECGKHFIDSSSLLSHQRIHTGERPYTCSECGNASVIAQPLPHIRESTPVRGPTYALSAGKASIRALP; encoded by the coding sequence atggtgagtgaaaacgaggaggaaccccagcaggaagatgctgagcgagtagaagcccatgggatgttgtcaggaaggtccaaagggaatgattctgggagctgtgcacgcccagaaaaaacaaaagcctgtgagagtcagcagaggccagaggaaaacttcggtagccagtcagaccttattacacgtgagagaatgaacttggaaggaacacgctacacatgcctcgagtgtgggataagcttcaaagggagctcggaccttctcagacatcagagaatccacacgggtgagaaaccttacgcatgctgtgtgtgtgggaaatgcttcaagcagagctcgcatctcattgcacataagagaatccacatagatgagaaaccttatggctgccctgagtgtgggaaacacttcaagcagagctcacaccttattacacatcggaaaatccacacgggtgagaaaccttatggatgccctgagtgtgggaaacacttcaagcagagctcacaccttattacacatcggaaaatccacatgggtgagaaaccttacggatgccctgagtgtgggaaacacttcaagcagagctcacaccttattacacatcggaaaatccacacgggtgagaaaccttatggatgccctgagtgtgggaaacacttcaagaacagctcacaccttattacacattggaaaatccacactggtgagaaaccttacggatgccctgagtgtgggaaacacttcaagcagagctcacaccttattacacatcggaaaatccacacgggtgagaaaccttacggatgccctgagtgtgggaaacacttcaagcagagctcacaccttattacacatcggaaaatgcacacgggtgagaaaccttatggatgccctgagtgtgggaaacacttcaagcagagctcacacctaatTACAGATCGGAAattccacacgggtgagaaaccttatggatgccctgagtgtgggaagcacttcattgacagttcatccctcctctcacatcagcgaatccacacaggggagaggccctacacatgctctgagtgtgggaacgCTTCCGTTATAGCTCAGCCCTtaccacacatcagagaatccacaccggTGAGAGGCCCTAcatatgctctgagtgcgggaaaagcttcaatcagagctctaccctaa